One genomic region from Mangifera indica cultivar Alphonso chromosome 17, CATAS_Mindica_2.1, whole genome shotgun sequence encodes:
- the LOC123200233 gene encoding disease resistance protein RPM1-like, translating into MAETAVKFVLDKLIPFFSNEVQMMNGVREEVVYVRTELERMKVFLRSADCLEETDEEVKIWVKQIRDVAHDIEDALDEFTLLLTHNHGDGFYGFLHKLSCCVKNMKARYRIAYEIQGINSRIKSIYEGNLRLRKKFRAAEQAGSSLANSWNDRHGDALLLDETDLVGIDGPKEKVAELLVGGGLGRQVVSLAGMGGMGKTTLAKQVYDDRQVKKHFNIRAWITVSRSFKMEELLKDMLKQLFQAIRKSVPKAVETMSSDGLKKIMKDFLQERRYLIVLDDVWHINDWDAVKYALPTNNCGSRVMLTTRKVDLAFTSRLESEGWLYNLQPLPPEESWILFCTKTFHGKACPPHLEGICRCILKKCEGLPLAIVAIGGVLAAKDRQRIDEWEIVHRSLGAEIEGNDKLQNLKKVLSLSLNDLPCHLKACFLYLSIFPGNHLIEPMRLVRLWTAEGFVEAKEGKTVEEVAQEYLSELLNRSLMEVAGATSDGRVNACRIHDFLREIIKTKSREHNISAIAKEHMNQNALWPDKVRRLSVHNTLQNVQQNRFVNASQLRSLFMFGIDEMPRLHLLFPSGFKLLGVLDMRGTPVTKFPIEVMNLYYLKYMSLRDTKLKTIPRYIGKLQNLETLDLKHAYVTELPSEILNLKKLRHLMVYRYEYETFATFKYGFKSLEKIGVLQSLQKLSFIEANHVGTLQDLGKLTQLKRLGIIKLRKQDGKILCSSIEHLTNLRALSITSTEESEIIDLQHLHHPPQLLQRIYLTGRLESLPHWLTYVHSLVKLKLRWSRLKEDPLVFLQDLPNLVHLELVQVYDGDMLCFMAGGFKKLKLLGLYKFEGLRFVEIQKGAMSCIEKLRILGCKSLQKVPVGIEHLSQLKMLGLFDLPHKLLKTIRRDEGGEDYWRVAHIPKVNSTYWRDGDGKLMEDFI; encoded by the coding sequence ATGGCAGAAACTGCCGTGAAGTTTGTACTCGATAAGCTTATACCATTCTTCTCAAACGAAGTGCAAATGATGAACGGTGTTCGTGAAGAAGTTGTTTATGTGAGAACAGAACTGGAGCGCATGAAGGTGTTCTTGAGAAGCGCCGATTGTTTAGAAGAAACCGACGAAGAAGTCAAAATTTGGGTGAAGCAAATCAGAGATGTAGCTCACGATATCGAAGATGCTTTAGACGAGTTCACTCTCCTTCTTACTCACAACCACGGCGATGGTTTCTACGGCTTTCTTCACAAGCTTTCGTGTTGTGTCAAGAACATGAAGGCTCGTTATCGAATAGCGTATGAAATCCAAGGCATCAACTCAAGAATCAAGAGTATTTACGAGGGAAACCTCAGACTCCGTAAAAAATTCCGAGCAGCTGAACAGGCAGGTTCGAGTTTGGCGAATTCATGGAATGACCGTCATGGGGACGCTCTTCTTTTGGACGAGACTGACTTGGTTGGCATTGATGGGCCTAAAGAGAAGGTGGCTGAGTTGCTAGTGGGCGGTGGCTTAGGCCGTCAAGTGGTTTCTCTGGCGGGGATGGGAGGAATGGGAAAGACAACTCTGGCGAAACAAGTCTACGATGATAGacaagttaagaaacacttcaATATCCGTGCTTGGATCACTGTTTCAAGAAGCTTCAAGATGGAGGAGCTTCTTAAAGATATGCTTAAGCAGCTTTTTCAAGCAATTAGGAAATCGGTTCCGAAGGCTGTGGAGACGATGAGTAGTGATGGgttgaagaaaataatgaagGATTTTCTTCAGGAAAGGAGGTATTTGATTGTTCTTGATGATGTGTGGCATATAAATGATTGGGATGCGGTGAAATATGCTTTGCCCACCAATAATTGTGGCAGCCGAGTGATGCTCACTACGCGTAAAGTTGATTTAGCCTTCACTTCTCGGTTGGAATCCGAAGGTTGGCTCTATAATTTGCAGCCATTGCCTCCTGAAGAGTCCTGGATTCTTTTTTGCACCAAAACATTTCATGGAAAAGCTTGTCCTCCACACCTGGAGGGAATTTGTAGGTGTATTTTGAAGAAATGTGAAGGACTTCCTCTTGCAATAGTGGCGATTGGGGGAGTTTTGGCTGCGAAAGATAGGCAGAGGATTGATGAATGGGAAATAGTTCATCGGAGTCTTGGTGCTGAGATTGAAGGCAATGACAAACTccagaatttgaaaaaagtgCTTTCACTCAGCCTCAATGATTTGCCATGCCATTTGAAAGCATGTTTTCTTTACTTGAGCATCTTTCCGGGGAATCATTTAATCGAACCAATGAGACTGGTTCGATTGTGGACGGCAGAAGGATTTGTTGAAGCGAAAGAAGGAAAGACAGTGGAAGAAGTTGCGCAGGAGTACCTCAGCGAGCTTTTGAACAGAAGCCTGATGGAAGTGGCTGGAGCAACAAGCGATGGAAGAGTCAATGCCTGTAGAATCCACGACTTTCTGAGGGAAATCATTAAAACAAAGTCCAGAGAGCACAACATTTCAGCCATAGCTAAAGAACACATGAATCAGAACGCACTATGGCCAGATAAAGTTCGACGATTATCAGTTCACAATACACTGCAAAATGTTCAGCAAAACAGGTTTGTCAACGCTTCTCAATTGCGTTCTCTGTTCATGTTTGGGATAGATGAAATGCCACGCTTGCACTTACTTTTTCCAAGTGGGTTCAAGCTTCTAGGCGTCCTGGACATGCGAGGCACACCAGTCACAAAATTTCCCATTGAAGTTATGAACTTGTATTATTTGAAGTACATGAGTTTGAGGGACACCAAGTTGAAAACGATTCCAAGATATATAGGGAAGCTTCAGAACCTGGAGACCTTAGATCTTAAACATGCCTATGTCACTGAATTGCCATCAGAGATACTCAACCTCAAAAAGCTTCGTCATCTCATGGTTTACCGATATGAATATGAGACTTTTGCTACTTTTAAATATGGCTTCAAAAGTCTAGAGAAGATTGGTGTTCTTCAGTCTTTACAGAAACTCAGTTTTATCGAGGCAAACCATGTTGGGACGCTACAAGATCTTGGCAAATTAACTCAACTTAAAAGACTCGGAATTATAAAGTTGAGAAAACAAGATGGGAAAATATTGTGTTCGTCTATTGAACATCTGACAAACCTTCGCGCATTATCGATAACTTCAACAGAAGAGAGCGAGATTATTGATCTTCAGCACCTTCACCATCCACCTCAGCTCCTTCAAAGAATCTACTTAACAGGACGGTTGGAGAGTTTACCTCATTGGCTAACTTATGTTCACAGCTTGGTGAAACTTAAACTAAGATGGAGTAGATTGAAGGAAGATCCGCTGGTGTTTCTGCAAGATCTTCCTAATCTTGTTCATCTCGAACTGGTTCAAGTATACGATGGAGACATGCTCTGCTTCATGGCTGGTGGGTTCAAGAAGCTGAAGCTACTAGGTTTGTACAAGTTTGAAGGGCTGAGATTTGTGGAAATACAAAAGGGAGCAATGTCGTGCATTGAAAAGCTTAGAATTCTGGGGTGTAAGTCGTTGCAGAAGGTGCCGGTGGGAATTGAGCATCTGAGCCAGTTGAAAATGCTAGGGCTTTTTGACTTGCCACATAAATTGCTGAAGACGATTCGCCGAGATGAAGGAGGTGAAGATTACTGGAGAGTTGCACACATTCCTAAAGTGAATTCAACCTACTGGAGAGACGGGGATGGGAAGCTTATGGAAGATTTCATTTAG